A single genomic interval of Halobacillus halophilus DSM 2266 harbors:
- the gatB gene encoding Asp-tRNA(Asn)/Glu-tRNA(Gln) amidotransferase subunit GatB has translation MNFETIIGLEVHVELKTASKIFSPSPNMFGDEPNTNVNPIDLGYPGVLPVLNEEAVNYAMKAAMALNCDIATDTKFDRKNYFYPDNPKAYQISQFDQPIGENGYIDIEVDGEKKRIGITRLHMEEDAGKLTHSDDGYSLVDYNRQGTPLVEIVSEPDIRSPKEAYAYLEALKNIIQYTGVSDCKMEEGSLRCDANLSIRPIGQEEFGVKTELKNLNSFSFVQKGLEFEEVRQQKELLSGGEILQETRRYDEQTKETILMRVKEGSDDYRYFPEPDLVPLHIDEAWKQRIFDQIPELPAARKKRYIEELDLPEYDAMVLTNNKELSDFFEETIAEGADIKQASNWLMGEVSAYMNKNYKELHELALTPASLAKMIKLIEDGTISSKIAKKVFSELVEKGGDPEKIVKDRGLVQISDEGQLTEIVTTILDNNPQSIEDYKNGKDKALGFLVGQVMKETKGQANPPMVNKIILAEMEKR, from the coding sequence ATGAATTTTGAAACAATAATTGGCCTAGAGGTCCACGTAGAATTAAAAACGGCATCTAAAATCTTCAGCCCGTCCCCGAACATGTTCGGAGACGAGCCGAATACGAACGTAAACCCGATTGACCTCGGTTACCCGGGCGTATTGCCTGTATTGAACGAAGAAGCCGTCAACTATGCGATGAAAGCCGCAATGGCTCTGAATTGTGATATCGCGACGGACACGAAATTCGATCGTAAAAACTATTTCTATCCGGACAACCCGAAAGCGTATCAGATTTCCCAATTTGATCAGCCAATCGGGGAAAACGGCTATATTGATATTGAAGTGGATGGCGAGAAAAAACGGATCGGCATTACGCGTCTTCACATGGAGGAAGATGCCGGTAAGCTGACCCACAGTGATGATGGTTACTCCCTTGTGGACTACAACCGTCAGGGTACACCGCTTGTCGAAATCGTATCCGAGCCGGACATCCGTTCACCAAAAGAAGCCTACGCGTACCTGGAAGCTTTGAAAAATATCATCCAGTACACGGGCGTTTCTGATTGTAAAATGGAAGAAGGTTCACTCCGTTGTGATGCCAACCTGTCGATCCGCCCGATCGGTCAGGAAGAGTTCGGTGTGAAGACCGAGCTTAAGAACTTGAACTCTTTCTCTTTCGTACAAAAAGGACTTGAGTTTGAAGAAGTGCGCCAGCAGAAAGAACTGCTTTCCGGTGGAGAAATCCTTCAGGAAACACGCCGTTATGATGAGCAGACAAAAGAAACCATTCTTATGCGTGTGAAAGAAGGTTCTGATGATTACCGTTACTTCCCAGAGCCGGATCTTGTGCCTCTGCATATTGATGAAGCCTGGAAACAGCGCATTTTCGATCAGATTCCTGAGCTTCCAGCTGCTCGTAAGAAGCGTTATATCGAAGAACTTGATCTTCCGGAATACGATGCGATGGTGCTTACCAATAACAAAGAACTATCCGACTTCTTTGAAGAAACCATTGCTGAGGGAGCCGATATTAAACAGGCATCCAACTGGCTGATGGGTGAAGTTTCCGCTTATATGAACAAGAACTATAAAGAGCTTCATGAGCTTGCCCTTACACCAGCTTCACTCGCGAAAATGATCAAGCTGATCGAAGACGGCACGATTTCGTCCAAGATCGCTAAGAAAGTCTTCAGCGAACTGGTTGAAAAAGGCGGCGATCCAGAGAAAATTGTTAAAGATAGAGGACTCGTCCAAATTTCCGATGAAGGTCAGTTGACCGAAATCGTAACGACCATTCTGGATAACAATCCACAGTCCATTGAGGACTATAAGAACGGTAAAGATAAAGCGCTCGGATTCCTTGTCGGTCAAGTAATGAAAGAAACCAAAGGTCAGGCCAACCCACCGATGGTAAACAAAATTATTTTGGCTGAAATGGAGAAGCGTTAA
- the putP gene encoding sodium/proline symporter PutP, with protein MSTATLITFIIYLIGMLGIGFAAYRLTSDLSDYVLGGRRLGPGVAALSAGASDMSGWLLLGLPGAIYASGLSEAWIGVGLAIGAYLNWQFVARRLRVFTEVANDSITVPDYLENRFRDKSHVLRVISAAVILLFFTFYTSSGMVAGAKLFEASFALSYTQALWLGAIVTISYTFLGGFLAVSWTDFVQGILMFLALIAVPIVAISELGGWNNAVDAVGQIDPAHLNMVQGVGALAIISSLAWGLGYFGQPHILVRFMALRSPKDVPKARFIGVGWMVLGLYGAIFTGLVGLAYINTADVSDLSTFNAEVMSEGGVQMLADAEKIFITFSQILFHPIIAGILLAAILSAIMSTIDSQLLVSSSALAEDFYKALFRPNATERELVWVGRVAVAGIALIAVLIAGNPDSSVLDLVSYAWAGFGAAFGPIIILSLFWKGITRNGALAGIIVGAVTVVIWGDFLSGGIFDLYEIVPGFILNLIVAVAVSAAGEPPKEIIEEFDEAARR; from the coding sequence ATGAGTACAGCAACGTTAATAACGTTTATTATTTATCTAATTGGTATGCTTGGTATCGGTTTTGCCGCATATCGTTTAACAAGTGATTTATCTGACTATGTATTGGGCGGCCGCCGTCTCGGTCCAGGAGTAGCCGCACTGAGTGCCGGTGCCTCCGACATGAGTGGCTGGTTGCTATTAGGTCTTCCAGGTGCTATTTACGCATCCGGTTTATCTGAAGCGTGGATTGGTGTAGGTCTCGCTATTGGTGCTTATCTAAACTGGCAGTTTGTTGCCCGCCGCCTGCGTGTCTTTACAGAAGTGGCGAACGATTCCATTACGGTACCGGACTATCTTGAAAACCGTTTCCGTGATAAATCTCACGTTCTGCGTGTTATTTCCGCAGCCGTTATCTTATTATTCTTCACATTCTACACCTCTTCCGGTATGGTTGCCGGCGCGAAGCTGTTCGAAGCTTCCTTTGCATTAAGTTATACACAAGCTCTTTGGCTCGGAGCTATTGTAACGATATCATATACATTCCTTGGAGGATTCCTGGCTGTAAGCTGGACAGACTTTGTTCAGGGTATCCTTATGTTCCTTGCTCTAATTGCCGTGCCAATTGTAGCTATCTCTGAACTTGGCGGCTGGAACAACGCTGTCGATGCTGTTGGTCAAATCGACCCGGCTCACTTGAACATGGTACAGGGTGTAGGCGCATTAGCTATTATTTCATCTCTGGCCTGGGGTCTTGGTTATTTCGGGCAGCCTCACATTCTTGTACGTTTTATGGCCCTTCGTTCACCTAAAGATGTTCCGAAAGCCCGCTTTATCGGTGTAGGCTGGATGGTTCTAGGTCTTTACGGGGCGATCTTCACAGGTCTTGTTGGACTTGCTTACATTAACACAGCTGATGTGAGTGATTTGAGCACGTTCAACGCAGAAGTTATGAGTGAAGGCGGCGTACAGATGCTTGCCGATGCTGAGAAGATCTTCATTACCTTCTCACAAATTCTATTCCACCCAATCATTGCAGGTATCCTGCTTGCAGCTATTCTGTCTGCAATCATGAGTACGATTGACTCTCAGCTGCTTGTATCTTCTTCTGCTCTTGCAGAGGACTTCTATAAAGCGCTGTTCCGTCCAAACGCAACTGAGCGTGAGCTTGTATGGGTTGGACGTGTTGCGGTTGCCGGTATCGCCTTAATTGCCGTATTGATTGCCGGAAACCCGGACAGTTCTGTACTTGATCTTGTATCGTATGCCTGGGCAGGATTCGGTGCCGCATTCGGTCCGATCATCATCTTGTCCTTGTTCTGGAAAGGCATTACCCGTAACGGTGCACTTGCCGGTATTATTGTCGGTGCGGTAACCGTTGTTATATGGGGTGACTTCCTGAGCGGCGGTATCTTTGATCTTTATGAAATCGTACCTGGTTTCATCTTGAACTTAATTGTAGCGGTTGCAGTTAGTGCTGCAGGTGAACCACCGAAAGAAATTATTGAAGAATTTGATGAAGCAGCCCGTCGTTAA
- the pruA gene encoding L-glutamate gamma-semialdehyde dehydrogenase, translating into MVVPYKHEPFTDFSIEENRRALESAIKQVEAELGKTYPLIIGGERIMTDDKIEVVNPADKKEVIGYVAKANQDLAEKAHRIADETFSWWRKTKASFRADILFRAAAIVRRRKHEFTAHLVKEGGKPWKEADADTAEAIDFMEFYARQMLDIDKGVEINSRPIENNRFHYIPLGVGVVISPWNFLFAIMCGTTTAAMVSGNTVLLKPASSTPIIAYKMMEVLEEAGLPAGVINYIPGSGKEVGDYLVDHPRTRFISFTGSREVGTRIFERAAKVHEGQKWLKRTIIEMGGKDTIIVDKDSDLELAADAITYSAFGFSGQKCSACSRVVAHEAVYDELLDRVVQKTKNEVSHGNPADNRSYMGPVIDQGAYDKILNYIEIGKKEGKLMAGGKGDDSKGWFIEPTVFADLDPDSTIMQEEIFGPVLGFMKASSFDEALEIANNTDYGLTGAVITNNRQHIEKAREDFHVGNLYFNRGCTAAIVGYHPFGGFNMSGTDSKAGGPDYLYHHMQGKTTSEML; encoded by the coding sequence ATGGTGGTCCCTTACAAACATGAACCATTTACCGATTTCAGTATTGAAGAAAATCGCAGAGCACTTGAATCTGCTATTAAGCAGGTGGAAGCAGAGTTAGGAAAGACGTACCCTTTGATTATCGGCGGCGAACGGATTATGACCGATGACAAAATCGAAGTGGTGAATCCAGCAGATAAGAAAGAAGTGATTGGGTACGTCGCAAAAGCGAACCAGGATCTCGCAGAAAAAGCGCATAGAATTGCAGACGAGACCTTTAGCTGGTGGCGCAAAACAAAAGCTTCGTTCCGTGCTGACATCTTATTCCGTGCCGCAGCCATCGTCCGCCGGCGTAAGCATGAGTTTACAGCTCACCTCGTTAAAGAAGGCGGAAAGCCCTGGAAAGAAGCAGACGCCGATACAGCGGAAGCTATTGACTTTATGGAGTTCTACGCCCGTCAGATGCTCGATATTGATAAAGGCGTAGAAATCAATTCCCGTCCGATCGAAAATAACCGATTCCACTACATCCCGCTTGGTGTAGGCGTGGTTATTTCTCCGTGGAACTTTTTGTTTGCGATCATGTGCGGTACGACGACCGCAGCCATGGTCTCCGGAAACACAGTTTTACTCAAACCAGCAAGCTCCACACCTATTATTGCTTATAAAATGATGGAGGTGCTTGAGGAAGCCGGTCTTCCCGCCGGAGTCATCAATTACATTCCCGGCAGTGGAAAAGAAGTGGGCGATTACCTTGTTGACCACCCTCGGACTCGATTTATCAGTTTCACTGGATCCCGTGAAGTCGGTACCCGGATCTTCGAACGCGCGGCCAAAGTGCATGAAGGTCAAAAGTGGCTGAAGCGCACCATCATCGAAATGGGCGGAAAAGATACAATTATCGTTGATAAAGATTCCGATTTGGAACTGGCCGCTGACGCTATTACTTATTCTGCTTTTGGCTTTTCCGGTCAAAAATGTTCAGCATGTTCCCGTGTGGTGGCCCATGAAGCTGTGTACGATGAACTGCTCGATCGTGTCGTTCAGAAAACAAAGAATGAAGTAAGTCATGGTAACCCTGCAGATAACCGCTCTTACATGGGGCCGGTCATCGATCAGGGGGCTTATGACAAGATTCTCAACTATATTGAGATCGGCAAAAAAGAAGGAAAACTGATGGCGGGAGGAAAAGGCGATGACAGTAAAGGCTGGTTCATTGAGCCAACCGTCTTCGCAGATCTTGATCCTGACAGTACGATTATGCAGGAAGAAATCTTTGGTCCTGTGTTAGGGTTTATGAAAGCTTCTTCTTTTGATGAAGCATTGGAAATTGCCAACAACACAGATTATGGGCTTACCGGTGCTGTCATTACCAATAACCGTCAGCACATTGAGAAGGCGAGAGAAGATTTCCACGTTGGAAACTTATACTTTAACCGCGGATGTACGGCTGCGATTGTCGGCTACCATCCATTTGGAGGCTTTAACATGTCCGGCACCGACTCCAAAGCTGGTGGACCTGACTACTTGTATCATCATATGCAAGGAAAAACCACATCTGAAATGCTGTAA
- a CDS encoding CamS family sex pheromone protein, whose product MRKWHALLVGSLLLVSACTPVFDNKDEVIQETKDKDSNQASIVPNHSISEETYRMILSEDRSKVSKARSVTVNQMGNRMDISEFEQGLRRHSKEYYDPEEYFFQPGQFISGDTLLEEWLSRYAEGGNEDGLNPELDEDEATVEQFRKNPKYISNIVEQDYLVKKDDDVVELKGLTIGISLRTVYNFTAEGRSYKEDHSTEELLEKGKEYAGTILKRLRERDELKNVPIVFALYEEEEASSKIPGQFMSKTMVKGSSSSIGDWKDINEKHVLFPSKEAENDYFEDSQIFSDFREDVSDYFPNFVGMIANGFYVDNELQQVSIDIPIQFRSQSEVVGFTQYVYGLVVEMFPDHYDVEVKINSMDQQESLIVQQAGKEEPFVHIYE is encoded by the coding sequence ATGAGGAAGTGGCACGCACTGTTGGTTGGTTCATTGCTTTTGGTTAGCGCGTGTACGCCAGTGTTTGATAATAAGGATGAAGTCATACAGGAAACAAAAGATAAAGACAGCAATCAGGCATCGATCGTTCCGAATCATAGTATATCGGAAGAAACATACCGCATGATTTTATCCGAAGACCGTTCGAAAGTATCAAAAGCCCGGTCGGTCACGGTGAATCAGATGGGGAACCGGATGGACATCTCCGAGTTTGAACAAGGCCTCAGGCGGCATTCTAAGGAATACTACGATCCGGAGGAATACTTTTTTCAGCCTGGACAGTTTATTAGCGGAGATACGCTGCTTGAAGAATGGCTGTCGAGATATGCAGAGGGAGGAAACGAAGACGGGTTAAATCCGGAACTTGATGAAGACGAGGCGACAGTGGAGCAGTTCCGTAAAAATCCTAAATATATATCGAACATTGTCGAGCAGGATTACCTCGTTAAAAAAGATGACGATGTCGTGGAATTGAAAGGGTTAACCATAGGCATTTCCTTGCGCACAGTTTATAACTTCACAGCTGAAGGAAGGAGTTATAAAGAAGATCATTCTACTGAAGAGCTATTGGAAAAAGGAAAAGAATATGCCGGAACGATTCTAAAGCGACTCAGAGAACGGGACGAGCTGAAGAACGTGCCGATCGTGTTTGCCCTTTATGAAGAGGAAGAAGCGAGTTCCAAAATTCCTGGTCAATTTATGAGCAAAACCATGGTGAAAGGCTCTTCCTCATCCATTGGTGACTGGAAAGACATTAATGAAAAACACGTCCTTTTCCCTTCGAAGGAAGCGGAGAATGACTACTTTGAAGATTCGCAGATCTTTTCTGATTTCAGAGAAGATGTATCCGATTACTTCCCGAACTTCGTAGGGATGATTGCCAACGGATTTTATGTGGATAATGAACTTCAGCAAGTGTCTATTGATATTCCGATCCAGTTCCGCTCCCAGTCAGAAGTCGTCGGATTCACTCAGTATGTGTACGGTCTAGTCGTCGAGATGTTCCCGGACCACTATGATGTAGAAGTCAAAATAAACAGTATGGACCAACAGGAAAGCCTCATTGTCCAACAGGCAGGCAAAGAGGAACCTTTCGTTCATATCTATGAATAA
- a CDS encoding diacylglycerol kinase: protein MKRARIIYNPTSGRELIRKVLPDILQRFEQTGYETSTHATTRAGDAIEAAKYAVDREFDVVVAAGGDGTINEVINGLAEQDHKPKLGIIPVGTTNDFARALNIPRNIHKAVDIILEEHTQPLDIGRVNGHYFMNIAGGGKITEVSYEVPSKLKTMIGQLAYYLKGIEMLPSIRPTRVEIEYDGKWYEGEIMLFLVSNTNSVGGLEKLAPSARMDDGLFDLMIIEKMNIAEFVRLATLAIQGNHLNHPKFIHTTASRVKVKTDEKMQLNIDGEFGGMMPGEFVNLYRHLDFFLPKDKFPGELEES from the coding sequence ATGAAACGTGCTCGAATAATTTATAACCCGACCTCTGGGAGAGAACTCATTCGTAAAGTCCTCCCTGATATTCTGCAGCGGTTTGAACAAACCGGCTACGAAACATCGACACATGCAACCACCCGTGCCGGGGATGCGATCGAAGCTGCAAAATACGCTGTGGATCGGGAGTTTGATGTAGTCGTTGCTGCCGGCGGGGATGGAACCATTAATGAAGTGATTAATGGTCTTGCCGAACAGGACCACAAACCGAAGCTCGGGATCATTCCAGTCGGGACAACTAACGATTTTGCACGTGCGTTAAATATACCAAGGAACATTCATAAGGCCGTCGATATCATTCTGGAAGAACACACCCAGCCACTTGATATCGGCCGCGTGAACGGTCATTATTTCATGAACATTGCCGGGGGAGGAAAGATCACCGAGGTTTCCTATGAAGTCCCGAGCAAGCTGAAAACCATGATCGGGCAGCTGGCCTATTATCTTAAAGGAATTGAAATGCTGCCTTCGATCCGTCCGACACGCGTCGAAATAGAGTATGACGGCAAATGGTATGAAGGAGAGATCATGTTATTTCTCGTTTCCAATACCAACTCCGTCGGCGGCCTGGAGAAACTGGCTCCATCGGCCCGCATGGATGATGGATTGTTCGACTTAATGATTATTGAAAAAATGAACATTGCCGAATTCGTCCGTCTCGCCACACTCGCGATTCAAGGCAACCATTTGAACCATCCGAAATTCATTCACACCACCGCAAGCCGCGTGAAAGTGAAGACGGATGAGAAAATGCAGTTGAACATTGATGGTGAGTTCGGCGGCATGATGCCGGGAGAATTTGTGAATCTATACCGCCACCTGGATTTCTTCCTACCGAAGGATAAATTTCCAGGCGAATTAGAAGAATCGTGA
- the rlmD gene encoding 23S rRNA (uracil(1939)-C(5))-methyltransferase RlmD, translating to MAKPKPPVQKNQTIHLTFEDLTHEGNGVGKVDGYPLFVPYGLPGEEAEVKVVKVKKNFGFGKLVKVKEESEDRVEPPCDVYYQCGGCQLQHMSYSMQLEMKHNQVKNAMKKIGHLEHVPVHETIGMADPWRYRNKIQIPVGQKEDGKLKTGFYQKRSHNIIDMDTCIIQDELNDRMVETVRRIATELGISAYDEDTHRGTLRHIMVRTGQTTKDIMIVLVMKTKNLPEKDKLIDEIRDAFPSVKSIVHNVNNQKTNVILGKETKVIWGDEYIYDMIGDIKFMISPKSFYQVNPTQTKNLYDKALEYADLRGGETVIDAYCGIGTISLFLAQKAKKVYGVEVVPEAVTDAKKNARLNKMDNAEFYVGQAEELMPWWRNQGLRPDVIVVDPPRKGCDEELLKAMLDMEPERIVYVSCNPSTLARDLRVLEDGGYATQEVQPVDMFPQTSHVECVTYLTPKV from the coding sequence ATGGCGAAACCAAAGCCGCCCGTACAGAAAAACCAGACCATACACCTGACGTTTGAGGATTTAACCCATGAAGGCAATGGGGTAGGGAAAGTGGATGGCTATCCGCTCTTCGTACCGTATGGTCTTCCCGGGGAAGAAGCCGAAGTAAAAGTCGTCAAAGTGAAAAAGAACTTTGGCTTCGGCAAGCTCGTGAAGGTAAAAGAAGAAAGCGAAGACCGTGTTGAGCCGCCATGTGATGTGTATTACCAGTGCGGCGGCTGCCAGCTGCAGCATATGAGCTATAGCATGCAGCTTGAGATGAAGCACAATCAGGTGAAAAACGCGATGAAGAAAATCGGACACCTCGAACACGTTCCTGTCCACGAAACGATCGGAATGGCCGACCCGTGGCGCTACCGTAATAAAATTCAAATTCCCGTCGGACAAAAAGAAGACGGAAAGCTCAAGACCGGCTTTTACCAGAAGCGCAGCCACAACATTATCGATATGGATACGTGTATTATCCAGGATGAGCTGAACGACCGCATGGTGGAAACCGTAAGGCGTATTGCCACGGAACTAGGGATCTCAGCTTATGATGAAGACACCCATCGCGGTACGCTGCGTCATATTATGGTCCGCACCGGGCAGACAACAAAAGATATTATGATTGTGCTCGTAATGAAAACCAAGAACCTGCCCGAAAAGGACAAGTTGATTGATGAAATCCGAGACGCCTTCCCAAGCGTTAAGTCAATCGTGCATAACGTGAACAATCAGAAGACAAATGTGATTCTCGGCAAAGAAACCAAGGTTATCTGGGGCGACGAATACATCTACGATATGATCGGCGATATTAAATTTATGATCTCACCAAAATCGTTCTATCAGGTCAACCCTACCCAGACGAAGAACCTATATGACAAAGCGCTCGAATACGCTGACCTTAGAGGCGGCGAAACCGTCATTGACGCTTACTGCGGCATCGGTACGATCTCTCTTTTCCTCGCACAAAAAGCGAAGAAAGTGTACGGCGTCGAAGTCGTTCCCGAAGCCGTCACCGACGCGAAGAAAAATGCCCGCCTGAATAAAATGGACAACGCTGAATTTTACGTAGGACAAGCCGAAGAGCTGATGCCATGGTGGCGCAACCAGGGGCTCCGTCCGGACGTGATCGTGGTCGATCCACCGCGTAAAGGCTGTGATGAAGAACTGCTTAAAGCCATGCTTGATATGGAACCGGAGCGTATCGTCTATGTATCGTGTAACCCTTCAACGCTCGCGCGTGATTTACGTGTGCTTGAGGATGGAGGATATGCGACACAGGAGGTTCAGCCGGTGGATATGTTCCCGCAGACGAGTCATGTGGAGTGCGTTACGTATTTAACCCCTAAGGTATAG
- the gatA gene encoding Asp-tRNA(Asn)/Glu-tRNA(Gln) amidotransferase subunit GatA, whose translation MSLFDYTLRELQEKLHNQEIRVTDLVDESYKRIEEVDGQVKAFLTLNEEAARAQAAELDQQRGDSAAKLFGLPIGVKDNIVTKGLRTTAGSQILSNFNDPLYDATVVNKLNDAKSITIGKLNMDEFAMGSSNENSSYDAVRNPWNTDYVPGGSSGGSAAAVAAGEVPYSLGSDTGGSIRQPAAYCGVVGLKPTYGRVSRFGLVAFASSLDQIGPITRNVEDNAFLLETIAGHDKMDSTSANVEVPNYSEALTGDVKGLKIAVPKEYLNEGVSSEVKEAVQAALKKYEELGATWEEVSLPHSKYALSTYYLIASSEASANLARFDGVRYGKRAEDAETMLDMFKRSRAEGFGDEVKRRIMLGTFALSSGYYDAYYKKAQQVRTLIKNDFEKVFADYDVIIGPTTPTPAFKIGDKVDDPMTMYANDILTIPVNLAGVPGISIPCGFSSNGLPIGLQIIGNHFDESSVYRTAHAFEQATEFHKQRPSLGGARS comes from the coding sequence ATGTCTCTATTTGACTATACATTACGTGAGCTTCAAGAGAAGCTACATAATCAGGAAATCCGAGTAACGGATCTTGTAGACGAGTCGTATAAACGAATTGAAGAGGTAGACGGGCAAGTGAAGGCTTTCTTAACGCTAAATGAAGAAGCCGCCCGCGCCCAGGCTGCAGAACTCGATCAGCAGCGAGGCGACAGCGCCGCTAAACTGTTCGGTCTGCCAATTGGTGTAAAGGACAACATCGTAACCAAAGGTCTCCGCACCACAGCCGGAAGCCAGATTCTAAGTAATTTTAACGACCCATTGTACGATGCTACGGTCGTCAATAAGTTGAATGACGCGAAGTCCATTACCATTGGTAAACTCAACATGGACGAGTTTGCTATGGGTTCTTCTAATGAAAACTCAAGCTACGACGCGGTCCGTAACCCTTGGAATACGGATTACGTTCCAGGCGGATCAAGCGGTGGCTCAGCAGCGGCTGTAGCTGCTGGAGAAGTTCCTTATTCACTCGGTTCCGATACCGGCGGATCGATCCGTCAGCCCGCCGCTTACTGCGGGGTTGTCGGCTTGAAACCAACGTATGGCCGTGTCTCCCGTTTCGGTTTAGTCGCTTTTGCTTCCTCTTTGGATCAAATCGGTCCAATAACACGCAATGTGGAAGACAACGCGTTCTTGCTTGAAACCATTGCCGGACACGACAAGATGGATTCGACATCAGCGAACGTTGAGGTTCCAAATTACAGTGAAGCTCTGACAGGCGACGTCAAAGGACTGAAAATCGCTGTACCAAAAGAATACCTTAATGAAGGTGTATCTTCTGAAGTGAAAGAAGCCGTTCAAGCCGCACTTAAGAAATATGAAGAGCTTGGAGCAACTTGGGAAGAAGTATCTCTTCCTCACTCCAAATACGCTCTATCCACGTACTACTTGATCGCATCATCCGAAGCTTCTGCCAACCTGGCCCGTTTTGACGGAGTCCGTTACGGCAAGCGCGCGGAAGATGCGGAAACCATGCTCGACATGTTCAAGCGCTCCCGTGCTGAAGGCTTCGGTGACGAAGTGAAACGCCGGATTATGCTTGGAACGTTCGCGCTAAGCTCCGGTTACTACGATGCTTATTATAAAAAAGCTCAGCAGGTACGTACGCTGATTAAGAACGATTTTGAAAAAGTGTTCGCAGATTACGACGTAATTATCGGGCCAACCACGCCTACACCAGCCTTTAAAATAGGCGATAAAGTCGATGATCCGATGACGATGTATGCGAACGATATCCTGACGATCCCTGTGAACCTGGCAGGTGTTCCGGGTATTTCGATTCCATGCGGTTTCTCATCCAATGGTCTTCCGATCGGTCTGCAAATCATCGGAAACCACTTTGATGAAAGCAGTGTGTATCGTACCGCTCATGCCTTCGAACAGGCTACTGAATTCCATAAACAACGCCCGTCCCTTGGAGGTGCGCGCTCATGA
- the gatC gene encoding Asp-tRNA(Asn)/Glu-tRNA(Gln) amidotransferase subunit GatC, translated as MSRISKDEVKHVANLARLAISEDEADTFTKQLDDIITYAEQLNELDTEGVAPTTHVLDLKNVLRKDEPKEWLNKEDVLNNAPEHKDGQFKVPSVLE; from the coding sequence ATGTCAAGAATTAGTAAAGACGAAGTGAAGCACGTAGCCAACCTGGCACGCCTTGCTATCTCAGAAGACGAAGCCGATACATTCACCAAACAGCTCGACGATATTATTACGTATGCCGAGCAGCTGAATGAACTCGACACAGAGGGAGTAGCTCCTACCACCCACGTACTGGATCTGAAGAATGTCTTACGTAAAGACGAGCCTAAAGAATGGTTGAACAAAGAAGATGTACTTAATAACGCACCCGAGCACAAAGATGGACAATTCAAAGTGCCATCGGTACTGGAATAG